One segment of Bradyrhizobium sp. WD16 DNA contains the following:
- a CDS encoding urea amidolyase associated protein UAAP1 has translation MTPNAQEAAEIAAHRRRYEELRSAGQDETPRALAPPTSRDGAPIDATTLFDREAIPGGWYWTTRLDRGEALRIVNEGGTSCVSLLAWRDDDPSERLNHADTIKVQWAASLRKGRIILSDMGRALLSIIEDTSAAHDTLCGGSTAATNLARYGDARLRNTRDNFILAAGKLGLDRRDVMPCISFFAPVAVDGTGRLIWQDGVRQAGDFVDLRAEMDLLVALSNCPHPLDPAPSYAPGPVEVLRYRAPLTAADDLCATASAEAIRAFENNARLLDGRTEA, from the coding sequence ATGACCCCGAACGCGCAAGAGGCGGCCGAGATTGCCGCCCACCGCCGCCGTTATGAGGAACTCAGGAGCGCGGGCCAGGATGAGACTCCCCGCGCCTTGGCGCCGCCGACCTCCCGCGACGGCGCGCCGATCGACGCCACCACACTGTTCGATCGCGAAGCCATTCCGGGAGGATGGTACTGGACGACGCGTCTCGATCGCGGCGAGGCGCTACGCATCGTCAACGAGGGCGGCACATCCTGCGTCAGCCTGCTCGCCTGGCGCGACGATGATCCCAGCGAACGGCTCAACCACGCCGACACGATCAAGGTGCAGTGGGCGGCCAGCCTGCGCAAGGGACGGATCATCCTCTCGGACATGGGCCGGGCCCTGCTCAGCATCATCGAGGACACCAGCGCCGCCCACGACACCCTCTGCGGCGGGTCCACCGCCGCGACCAACCTCGCACGCTACGGCGACGCGCGATTGCGCAATACCCGGGATAACTTCATCCTCGCCGCCGGCAAGCTCGGGCTTGATCGCCGCGACGTGATGCCCTGCATCAGCTTCTTCGCGCCGGTTGCCGTCGACGGCACCGGGCGTCTGATCTGGCAGGACGGCGTCCGCCAAGCAGGCGATTTCGTCGACCTGCGCGCCGAGATGGATCTCCTGGTGGCGCTTTCGAACTGCCCCCACCCGCTCGACCCCGCGCCAAGCTATGCCCCCGGCCCGGTCGAAGTGCTGCGCTATCGCGCGCCCCTCACCGCCGCCGACGATCTCTGCGCCACCGCCAGCGCCGAGGCGATCCGTGCCTTCGAGAATAACGCCCGCCTGCTCGACGGCCGGACGGAGGCTTGA
- a CDS encoding urea amidolyase associated protein UAAP2, translating to MNSHPLPAAARIILDHEIAAETPWSAVIRKGQHLRIIDSHGQQAVDTLFYRADDLQERYSGQDTLRTQGSAYISTGTCLISTEGRIMLRVIADSCGLHDTSAGACSCESNTVRFGHHTRYLHACRENFLIEAAKHGLSKRDIVPNINFFMNVPIDPAGNFTVVDGVSKPGDYVELIAEMDVLCLISNCPQINNPCNGFFPTPIRVVVFETQGD from the coding sequence ATGAACAGCCATCCGCTTCCCGCCGCCGCCCGCATCATCCTCGATCACGAGATCGCCGCCGAGACCCCCTGGTCGGCGGTCATCCGCAAGGGCCAGCATCTGCGGATCATCGACAGCCATGGCCAGCAGGCCGTCGACACCCTGTTCTATCGCGCCGACGACCTGCAGGAACGATACAGCGGCCAAGACACCCTACGAACGCAGGGATCGGCCTATATCAGCACCGGGACATGCCTGATCTCGACCGAGGGGCGGATCATGTTGCGCGTCATCGCCGACAGCTGCGGGCTCCACGACACCTCCGCCGGCGCATGCTCCTGCGAGAGCAACACCGTCCGCTTCGGCCACCACACCCGCTATCTCCACGCCTGCCGCGAGAATTTCCTGATCGAGGCCGCCAAACACGGCCTGTCCAAGCGCGATATCGTGCCCAACATCAACTTCTTCATGAATGTGCCGATCGATCCCGCGGGCAACTTCACCGTGGTCGACGGCGTGTCGAAGCCCGGCGACTATGTCGAGCTTATCGCCGAGATGGACGTGCTCTGCCTGATCTCAAACTGCCCGCAGATCAACAATCCCTGCAACGGCTTCTTCCCGACGCCGATCCGGGTGGTGGTCTTCGAGACGCAGGGAGATTGA